A genomic region of Notamacropus eugenii isolate mMacEug1 chromosome 3, mMacEug1.pri_v2, whole genome shotgun sequence contains the following coding sequences:
- the BHLHE41 gene encoding class E basic helix-loop-helix protein 41 isoform X2, which produces MCKPKRGMKRDESKETYKLPHRLIEKKRRDRINECIAQLKDLLPEHLKLTTLGHLEKAVVLELTLKHLKALTALTEQQHQKIIALQNGERSMKSPIQADLDSFHSGFQTCAKEVMQYLSRFESWTPREQRCAQLINHLHSVSTQFLPSPQLLTQQVPASKGNTSSSSSSSSSSTTTATSSSSSSSSIATPPSSFLSVNASQDRTVQKLEPQTNCVPVIQRTQPSSELAGENDTDTDSGYGGEGEARPDREKYHAPGGSHVTIKQEPPGEDSPEPKRMKLDCGESSNPGGSAAAALLGPNPAAALLRPDAALLSSLVAFGGGGGTPFGQPAAAAAAAPFCLPFYFISPSAAAAYMQPFLDKSNLEKYLYPAAAAPIPLLYPGIPAQAAAAAAAAAAAAAAFPCLSSVLSPPPEKASAAASTILPPELAPPAAPHQHFPLPLHPLAHLPFTASSREPGLSSDLETSSQGDSSQPGKENP; this is translated from the exons ATGTGTAAACCCAAAAGGGGAATGAAGAGGGACGAAAGCAAG GAGACCTACAAACTACCGCACAGactgatagaaaagaaaagacgCGATAGAATTAATGAATGCATTGCTCAGCTTAAAGACTTATTGCCAGAACATCTGAAATTGACG ACTCTAGGGCATCTGGAGAAAGCAGTAGTTTTGGAATTAACTTTGAAACATTTAAAGGCGTTGACAGCCTTGACAGAGCAGCAGCATCAGAAGATAATTGCTTTACAAAATG GGGAGCGATCTATGAAATCTCCCATTCAGGCCGACTTGGATTCTTTCCATTCGGGATTTCAAACGTGCGCCAAAGAAGTCATGCAATACCTTTCCCGGTTTGAAAGCTGGACGCCCAGGGAGCAAAGATGTGCCCAGCTAATCAACCACTTGCACTCTGTTTCCACTCAGTTCTTACCCAGCCCCCAGCTGTTGACTCAACAGGTCCCTGCGAGCAAAGGAaacacttcctcctcctcctcctcctcctcctcctccaccaccaccgccacctcttcttcctcctcctcctcttccatcgCAACAcccccctcctccttcttgtcTGTGAACGCCTCTCAGGATCGCACGGTGCAGAAGCTGGAGCCCCAGACAAACTGCGTCCCTGTGATTCAAAGGACTCAACCTAGCTCCGAACTCGCTGGGGAGAATGACACGGACACTGACAGCGGTTATGGTGGGGAGGGCGAGGCCCGGCCTGACCGGGAGAAATACCATGCCCCCGGGGGAAGTCATGTCACCATTAAACAGGAGCCCCCTGGGGAGGACTCCCCTGAGCCCAAGAGGATGAAATTGGATTGTGGTGAGAGCAGCAATCCTGGAGGCAGCGCAGCCGCAGCTCTGCTGGGGCCGAATCCAGCCGCTGCCCTGCTGAGACCCGACGCCGCACTGCTCAGCTCCCTGGTGGCGTTTGGAGGAGGCGGGGGGACTCCCTTTGGGCAACCGGCGGCCGCAGCAGCGGCGGCCCCCTTCTGCCTACCCTTCTACTTCATCTCCCCTTCAGCAGCAGCTGCTTACATGCAGCCTTTCTTGGATAAGAGCAACCTTGAAAAATACCTGTATCCTGCTGCGGCAGCCCCCATCCCCCTGCTCTACCCAGGCATTCCAGCCCAGGCTgcggcggctgctgctgctgctgccgcggCCGCTGCTGCCTTCCCTTGCCTGTCCTCAGTGCTCTCGCCCCCTCCTGAGAAGGCGAGCGCTGCCGCTTCAACCATCCTGCCTCCGGAGCTGGCTCCTCCTGCGGCCCCTCACCAGCACTTTCCCCTACCCCTTCACCCCCTTGCCCACCTCCCCTTCACAGCTTCCTCCAGAGAGCCTGGGCTGAGCTCGGACCTGGAGACGTCTTCTCAGGGGGATTCCTCCCAGCCTGGAAAGGAAAACCCTTGA
- the BHLHE41 gene encoding class E basic helix-loop-helix protein 41 isoform X1 yields the protein MDEGISRLQERQFMEHRDFIGLDYSSLYMCKPKRGMKRDESKETYKLPHRLIEKKRRDRINECIAQLKDLLPEHLKLTTLGHLEKAVVLELTLKHLKALTALTEQQHQKIIALQNGERSMKSPIQADLDSFHSGFQTCAKEVMQYLSRFESWTPREQRCAQLINHLHSVSTQFLPSPQLLTQQVPASKGNTSSSSSSSSSSTTTATSSSSSSSSIATPPSSFLSVNASQDRTVQKLEPQTNCVPVIQRTQPSSELAGENDTDTDSGYGGEGEARPDREKYHAPGGSHVTIKQEPPGEDSPEPKRMKLDCGESSNPGGSAAAALLGPNPAAALLRPDAALLSSLVAFGGGGGTPFGQPAAAAAAAPFCLPFYFISPSAAAAYMQPFLDKSNLEKYLYPAAAAPIPLLYPGIPAQAAAAAAAAAAAAAAFPCLSSVLSPPPEKASAAASTILPPELAPPAAPHQHFPLPLHPLAHLPFTASSREPGLSSDLETSSQGDSSQPGKENP from the exons ATGGACGAAGGAATCTCTCGTTTGCAAGAGAGACAGTTCATGGAACATAGGGATTTTATAGG ACTGGACTATTCATCCTTGTATATGTGTAAACCCAAAAGGGGAATGAAGAGGGACGAAAGCAAG GAGACCTACAAACTACCGCACAGactgatagaaaagaaaagacgCGATAGAATTAATGAATGCATTGCTCAGCTTAAAGACTTATTGCCAGAACATCTGAAATTGACG ACTCTAGGGCATCTGGAGAAAGCAGTAGTTTTGGAATTAACTTTGAAACATTTAAAGGCGTTGACAGCCTTGACAGAGCAGCAGCATCAGAAGATAATTGCTTTACAAAATG GGGAGCGATCTATGAAATCTCCCATTCAGGCCGACTTGGATTCTTTCCATTCGGGATTTCAAACGTGCGCCAAAGAAGTCATGCAATACCTTTCCCGGTTTGAAAGCTGGACGCCCAGGGAGCAAAGATGTGCCCAGCTAATCAACCACTTGCACTCTGTTTCCACTCAGTTCTTACCCAGCCCCCAGCTGTTGACTCAACAGGTCCCTGCGAGCAAAGGAaacacttcctcctcctcctcctcctcctcctcctccaccaccaccgccacctcttcttcctcctcctcctcttccatcgCAACAcccccctcctccttcttgtcTGTGAACGCCTCTCAGGATCGCACGGTGCAGAAGCTGGAGCCCCAGACAAACTGCGTCCCTGTGATTCAAAGGACTCAACCTAGCTCCGAACTCGCTGGGGAGAATGACACGGACACTGACAGCGGTTATGGTGGGGAGGGCGAGGCCCGGCCTGACCGGGAGAAATACCATGCCCCCGGGGGAAGTCATGTCACCATTAAACAGGAGCCCCCTGGGGAGGACTCCCCTGAGCCCAAGAGGATGAAATTGGATTGTGGTGAGAGCAGCAATCCTGGAGGCAGCGCAGCCGCAGCTCTGCTGGGGCCGAATCCAGCCGCTGCCCTGCTGAGACCCGACGCCGCACTGCTCAGCTCCCTGGTGGCGTTTGGAGGAGGCGGGGGGACTCCCTTTGGGCAACCGGCGGCCGCAGCAGCGGCGGCCCCCTTCTGCCTACCCTTCTACTTCATCTCCCCTTCAGCAGCAGCTGCTTACATGCAGCCTTTCTTGGATAAGAGCAACCTTGAAAAATACCTGTATCCTGCTGCGGCAGCCCCCATCCCCCTGCTCTACCCAGGCATTCCAGCCCAGGCTgcggcggctgctgctgctgctgccgcggCCGCTGCTGCCTTCCCTTGCCTGTCCTCAGTGCTCTCGCCCCCTCCTGAGAAGGCGAGCGCTGCCGCTTCAACCATCCTGCCTCCGGAGCTGGCTCCTCCTGCGGCCCCTCACCAGCACTTTCCCCTACCCCTTCACCCCCTTGCCCACCTCCCCTTCACAGCTTCCTCCAGAGAGCCTGGGCTGAGCTCGGACCTGGAGACGTCTTCTCAGGGGGATTCCTCCCAGCCTGGAAAGGAAAACCCTTGA